A single window of Falco rusticolus isolate bFalRus1 chromosome 16, bFalRus1.pri, whole genome shotgun sequence DNA harbors:
- the PHLDB1 gene encoding pleckstrin homology-like domain family B member 1 isoform X7, which yields MQQPGPSWLFLFPGHCVGAWMQARDRGLAGLQGLWMLGSTAPLCLGDMGMLPRRVPLGTRARTWWQPLSKSAQHLRAGTMEASGRTHASPTRRVQTIIQNSSLDLIDTGKGLKVQTEKPHLVSLGSGRLSTAITLLPLKEGRTTIGTAARDIILQGPGLAPQHCYIENTQGTLILHPCGNACAIDGVPLQQPTRLTQGCTICLGQATFLRFNHPAEAKWMKSMIPTGGRSPAALYGLPAKPKALVNGGCQPLERGCPSHSSLVSSIEKDLQDIMDSLVLEEPASHGGKKPLTCGRSPLSPVVNGGGCCLLSPPRSPGATSVGSSYENFSPLSSPPSSGGYTSPSPSSQEQGPAVPPVVPLRSSSYNHTMQLPPQRPALPPSGGLGEPWPAERLGDHRAGSPRLTPRPAPRPRAALQERPPSPFREPRDALAPSRQPTCKVVPDARLQPPESPRAARRNVESMRELPPLSPSLSRRAASPRVTPDATSLQPRLGREVPSSPRTRRKGLEEPRGARSPSPPLPAETPQRHPSFSTCLTPAYGLGSLAVPSPRQSPCLPRKPLGDPRPLTGPRERKNSITEISDNEDELLEYHRRQRQERVREQEMERLERQRLETILNLCAEYTKTDGTELGDVHWRLAGDTDPGRQVPRGAVILGRVAEELRQRESLERSEEENLKEECSSTESTHHEHEELAGPRAKDAQRLEEERASVLCRLDQLKGRVKELEQQLQETSREAEMERALLQGERESEAARLRQEQEAVQQLQEKLSSLDASIRKERDKERAKVDAERKELEQLRVLYHESKSHLDKCPESMREQLQEQMRREAEALEMEAKLFEDLEFQQLERESRLEEECEARGQQLLQSRAECHRSIARRKERVAALDAQAAQIQLQSTQEAERLARERNGILQLLQKEKEKLMSLERRYQLITGGRSFPKMSSALREETLHISEPYELLGGTKPMSPLPTAAASLASPATRSYPKAQEEYMRLSDVFRFCSNVHGPSPDTKASAAAPAATQCSFLLAVPPAANEVYRAKTEGDAGALTPRMKSGTPSSSQLNLSVLGRSPSPKGPPSPAGSLPRNLMATLQDIETKRQLALQQKAELLPAELLQPGDPPGQQVIEEQKRRLAELKQKAAAEAQSQWEALHGQPSFPTALPPLVHHSILHHHRPHGVRPRAEELDHAYDTLSLESSDSMDTSISTGNNSACSPDNISSASGMDARKIEEMEKMLKEAHVEKSQLMESREQEMELRRQALEDERRRREQLERRLQDETVRRQKLVEKEVKLREKHFSQARPLTRYLPIRKEDFDLRLHIESSGHSVDTCYHVILMEKMCKGYLVKMGGKIKSWKKRWFVFDRMKRTLSYYVDKHETKLKGVIYFQAIEEVYYDHLRSAAKSPNPALTFCVKTHDRLYYMVAPSAEAMRIWMDVIVTGAEGYTQFMN from the exons atgcagcagcctggcccctcctggcttttcctctttcctggaCACTGTGTTGGGGCCTGGATGCAGGCGAGGGACAGGGGcttggctgggctgcagggtcTCTGGATGCTGGGAagcacagcccctctgtgcCTAGGGGACATGGGCATGCTGCCACGGAGGGTCCCACTCGGCACCCGGGCCAGGACTTGGTGGCAG CCTTTGTCCAAGAGTGCCCAGCATCTCCGAGCGGGCACCATGGAGGCATCTGGCAGGACCCACGCCAGCCCAACCCGCAGAGTCCAGACCATCATCCAG AACAGCTCCCTGGACCTGATTGACACGGGCAAGGGGCTGAAGGTGCAGACGGAGAAGCCGCACTTGGTGAGCCTAGGCAGCGGCCGGCTCAGCACTGCCATCACGCTCCTGCCCCTGAAGGAAG ggaggacCACCATCGGCACAGCCGCGAGGGACATCATCCTGCAGGGCCCTGGGCTGGCGCCCCAGCACTGCTACATTGAGAACACGCAGGGGACACTCATCCTGCACCCCTGTGGCAACGCCTGTGCCATCGACGGCGTGCCACTCCAGCAGCCCACACGCCTCACCCAAG ggTGCACCATCTGCCTCGGCCAGGCCACCTTCCTCCGCTTCAACCACCCTGCTGAGGCCAAGTGGATGAAAAGCATGATCCCAACAGGGGGCAGGAGCCCAGCGGCTCTCTATGGGCTGCCAGCAA AGCCCAAGGCCCTGGTGAATGGTGGCTGCCAGCCTTTGGAGCGCGGGTGTCCCAGCCACAGCTCCCTCGTCAGCTCCATCGAGAAGGACCTGCAGGACATCATGGACTCACTGGTGCTGGAAGAGCCGGCATCCCATGGCGGCAAGAAGCCACTCACCTGCGGCCggtctcccctctcccctgtgGTGAATGGGGGTGGGTGCTGCCTCCTGTCCCCCCCACGCAGCCCCGGGGCCACCTCGGTGGGCTCCAGCTATGAGAacttctcccctctctcctccccgCCCAGCAGCGGTGGTTACACTAGCCCCTCgcccagcagccaggagcagggtcCAGCTGTGCCCCCTGTTGTCCCACTCCGCTCCTCTAGCTACAACCACACCATGCAGCTGCCCCCCCAGCGCCCGGCCCTCCCACCCAGTGGGGGTCTCGGTGAGCCTTGGCCAGCCGAGAGGCTTGGGGACCACcgggcgggcagcccccgccTGACCCCCAGGCCAGCACCACGGCCAcgggcagctctgcaggagcgGCCTCCCAGCCCCTTCCGGGAGCCACGGGATGCCCTGGCACCCAGCCGGCAGCCCACCTGCAAGGTGGTCCCAGATGcccggctgcagccccccgAGAGCCCGCGGGCAGCCCGGAGGAATGTGGAGAGCATGCGGGAGCTGCCCCCCCTGAGTCCCTCCTTGTCACGCCGGGCTGCCAGCCCCCGTGTGACCCCTGatgccacctccctgcagccccggctgggcagggaggtgcccagcagcccccgcaCCAGGCGCAAGGGCCTGGAGGAGCCAAGGGGTGCCAGGAGCCCCTCGCCCCCACTGCCAGCAGAGACCCCCCAACGCCACCCCAGCTTCAGCACCTGCCTGACTCCAGCGTATGGGCTGGGCTCTCTGGCTGTGCCCTCACCCCGGCAGAGCCCTTGCTTGCCCAGGAAGCCCTTGGGGGACCCACGGCCACTGACAGGGCCACGGGAGCGCAAGAACAGCATCACTGAGATCAGTGACAACGAGGATGAGCTGCTGGAGTACCAccggcggcagcggcaggaGCGGGTGCGGGAGCAGGAGATGGAGCGCCTG GAGCGGCAGCGCCTGGAGACCATCCTGAACCTCTGTGCCGAGTATACCAAGACGGATGGCACAGAGCTGGGCGATGTGCACTGGCGCCTGGCTGGTGACACGGATCCTGGCCGGCAGGTGCCCAGGGGTGCCGTGATTCTGGGCCGTGTTGCCGAGGAGCTGCGGCAGAGGGAGAGTCTGGAGAggtcagaggaagaaaacctgaaggaggaatgcagcagcactgagagcaCCCACCATGAG CATGAGGAGCTGGCGGGTCCCCGGGCCAAGGATGCGCAGCGGCTGGAGGAGGAGCGCGCCAGTGTGCTCTGCCGCCTGGACCAGCTGAAGGGCCGTGTcaaggagctggagcagcagctgcaggagacaTCACGAGAG GCAGAGATGGAGCGGGCGCTGCTGCAGGGCGAGCGGGAGTCGGAGGCGGCACGGCTgcggcaggagcaggaggcagtgcagcagctgcaggagaagctCTCTAGCCTGGATGCCAGCATCCGGAAGGAGAGGGACAAG GAAAGGGCAAAGGTTGATGCTGAAAGGAAGGAGCTAGAGCAACTCCGGGTGCTTTACCATGAGTCGAAGAGCCATCTTGATAAGTGCCCCGAGTCAATGCGGGAGCAGTTGCAGGAGCAGATGCGAAGG GAGGCTGAGGCACTGGAGATGGAGGCAAAGCTGTTTGAGGACCTGGaattccagcagctggagcGGGAGAGTCGCCTGGAGGAGGAGTGTGAGGCACggggccagcagctcctgcagagccGGGCCGAGTGCCACCGCAGCATCGCTCGCAGGAAG GAGCGGGTGGCTGCCCTGgatgcccaggctgcccagatccagctgcagagcacccagGAGGCTGAGCGCCTGGCCAGGGAGAGGAATGgcatcctgcagctcctgcagaag GAGAAGGAGAAGCTCATGTCTCTGGAGAGGCGATACCAACTCATCACAGGTGGCAGGAGCTTCCCCAAAATGTCCTCAGCTCTCCGAGAG GAGACCCTCCATATCTCAGAGCCTTATGAGTTGTTGGGGGGAACTAAGCCCATGAGCCCCCTGccaacagcagctgcctccttAGCTTCTCCTGCCACCCGCTCCTACCCTAAGGCACAAGAG GAGTACATGAGGCTGTCTGACGTTTTCAGGTTCTGCAGCAATGTGCACGGCCCCAGTCCGGACACtaaagcttctgctgctgcccctgctgccacTCAGTGCTCTTTCTTGCTTGCTGTACCTCCTGCAGCCAATGAG GTCTATCGTGCCAAGACGGAGGGTGATGCCGGTGCCCTCACCCCTCGGATGAAGAGCGGCACCCCCTCGTCCTCACAGCTCAACCTCTCTGTGCTGGGGCGCAGCCCCTCACCCAAG GGCCCCCcaagccctgcaggcagcctgccccGCAACCTGATGGCCACGCTGCAGGACATTGAGACCAAGCGCCAGCTGGCCCTGCAGCAGAAGG ctgagctgctcccagcagagctcTTGCAGCCGGGCGATCCACCAG GTCAGCAGGTGATTGAAGAACAGAAGCGGCggctggcagagctgaagcagaaagcagctgccGAGGCTCAGTCCCAGTGGGAAGCCCTGCATGGgcagccctccttccccactgccTTGCCCCCGCTCGTGCATCACTCCATCCTCCACCACCACCGTCCCCATGGTGTCAGGCCCCGGGCCGAGGAGCTGGACCACGCATATGACACCCTCAGCCTGGAGAGCTCGGACAGCATGGACACCAGCATCTCCACCGGCAACAACTCCGCCTGCTCACCTGACAACATCTCCAG TGCCAGTGGGATGGATGCGAGGAAGATTGAGGAGATGGAGAAGATGCTGAAGGAGGCACACGTGGAGAAGTCACAGCTGATGGAGTCCCGG gagcaggagatGGAGCTGCGGCGGCAGGCACTGGAAGATGAGCGCCGGCGCCGAGAGCAGCTGGAACGCCGGCTGCAGGATGAGACCGTGCGGCGGCAGAAGCTGGTGGAGAAGGAGGTCAAGCTGCGGGAGAAACACTTCTCACAG GCTCGTCCCCTGACACGGTACCTCCCCATCCGCAAGGAGGATTTCGACCTGCGGCTGCACATCGAGTCCTCGGGCCACAGTGTGGACACCTGCTACCATGTCATCCTGATGGAAAAGATGTGTAAGGGCTACCTGGTCAAAATGGGCGGCAAGATCAAGTCTTGGAAGAAGCGCTGGTTTGTCTTTGACCGCATGAAGCGCACCCTATCCTACTACGTGG ATAAACATGAGACCAAGCTGAAGGGTGTCATCTACTTCCAAGCCATCGAAGAGGTTTACTATGACCACCTTCGCAGTGCTGCAAAG AGCCCTAACCCTGCGCTCACCTTCTGTGTCAAGACCCACGACCGCCTCTACTACATGGTGGCACCCTCGGCCGAGGCCATGCGCATCTGGATGGATGTCATCGTCACTGGGGCAGAGGGGTACACCCAGTTCATGAACTGA
- the PHLDB1 gene encoding pleckstrin homology-like domain family B member 1 isoform X8: MQQPGPSWLFLFPGHCVGAWMQARDRGLAGLQGLWMLGSTAPLCLGDMGMLPRRVPLGTRARTWWQPLSKSAQHLRAGTMEASGRTHASPTRRVQTIIQNSSLDLIDTGKGLKVQTEKPHLVSLGSGRLSTAITLLPLKEGRTTIGTAARDIILQGPGLAPQHCYIENTQGTLILHPCGNACAIDGVPLQQPTRLTQGCTICLGQATFLRFNHPAEAKWMKSMIPTGGRSPAALYGLPAKPKALVNGGCQPLERGCPSHSSLVSSIEKDLQDIMDSLVLEEPASHGGKKPLTCGRSPLSPVVNGGGCCLLSPPRSPGATSVGSSYENFSPLSSPPSSGGYTSPSPSSQEQGPAVPPVVPLRSSSYNHTMQLPPQRPALPPSGGLGEPWPAERLGDHRAGSPRLTPRPAPRPRAALQERPPSPFREPRDALAPSRQPTCKVVPDARLQPPESPRAARRNVESMRELPPLSPSLSRRAASPRVTPDATSLQPRLGREVPSSPRTRRKGLEEPRGARSPSPPLPAETPQRHPSFSTCLTPAYGLGSLAVPSPRQSPCLPRKPLGDPRPLTGPRERKNSITEISDNEDELLEYHRRQRQERVREQEMERLERQRLETILNLCAEYTKTDGTELGDVHWRLAGDTDPGRQVPRGAVILGRVAEELRQRESLERSEEENLKEECSSTESTHHEHEELAGPRAKDAQRLEEERASVLCRLDQLKGRVKELEQQLQETSREAEMERALLQGERESEAARLRQEQEAVQQLQEKLSSLDASIRKERDKERAKVDAERKELEQLRVLYHESKSHLDKCPESMREQLQEQMRREAEALEMEAKLFEDLEFQQLERESRLEEECEARGQQLLQSRAECHRSIARRKERVAALDAQAAQIQLQSTQEAERLARERNGILQLLQKEKEKLMSLERRYQLITGGRSFPKMSSALREETLHISEPYELLGGTKPMSPLPTAAASLASPATRSYPKAQEVYRAKTEGDAGALTPRMKSGTPSSSQLNLSVLGRSPSPKGPPSPAGSLPRNLMATLQDIETKRQLALQQKAELLPAELLQPGDPPGQQVIEEQKRRLAELKQKAAAEAQSQWEALHGQPSFPTALPPLVHHSILHHHRPHGVRPRAEELDHAYDTLSLESSDSMDTSISTGNNSACSPDNISSASGMDARKIEEMEKMLKEAHVEKSQLMESREQEMELRRQALEDERRRREQLERRLQDETVRRQKLVEKEVKLREKHFSQARPLTRYLPIRKEDFDLRLHIESSGHSVDTCYHVILMEKMCKGYLVKMGGKIKSWKKRWFVFDRMKRTLSYYVDKHETKLKGVIYFQAIEEVYYDHLRSAAKSPNPALTFCVKTHDRLYYMVAPSAEAMRIWMDVIVTGAEGYTQFMN, translated from the exons atgcagcagcctggcccctcctggcttttcctctttcctggaCACTGTGTTGGGGCCTGGATGCAGGCGAGGGACAGGGGcttggctgggctgcagggtcTCTGGATGCTGGGAagcacagcccctctgtgcCTAGGGGACATGGGCATGCTGCCACGGAGGGTCCCACTCGGCACCCGGGCCAGGACTTGGTGGCAG CCTTTGTCCAAGAGTGCCCAGCATCTCCGAGCGGGCACCATGGAGGCATCTGGCAGGACCCACGCCAGCCCAACCCGCAGAGTCCAGACCATCATCCAG AACAGCTCCCTGGACCTGATTGACACGGGCAAGGGGCTGAAGGTGCAGACGGAGAAGCCGCACTTGGTGAGCCTAGGCAGCGGCCGGCTCAGCACTGCCATCACGCTCCTGCCCCTGAAGGAAG ggaggacCACCATCGGCACAGCCGCGAGGGACATCATCCTGCAGGGCCCTGGGCTGGCGCCCCAGCACTGCTACATTGAGAACACGCAGGGGACACTCATCCTGCACCCCTGTGGCAACGCCTGTGCCATCGACGGCGTGCCACTCCAGCAGCCCACACGCCTCACCCAAG ggTGCACCATCTGCCTCGGCCAGGCCACCTTCCTCCGCTTCAACCACCCTGCTGAGGCCAAGTGGATGAAAAGCATGATCCCAACAGGGGGCAGGAGCCCAGCGGCTCTCTATGGGCTGCCAGCAA AGCCCAAGGCCCTGGTGAATGGTGGCTGCCAGCCTTTGGAGCGCGGGTGTCCCAGCCACAGCTCCCTCGTCAGCTCCATCGAGAAGGACCTGCAGGACATCATGGACTCACTGGTGCTGGAAGAGCCGGCATCCCATGGCGGCAAGAAGCCACTCACCTGCGGCCggtctcccctctcccctgtgGTGAATGGGGGTGGGTGCTGCCTCCTGTCCCCCCCACGCAGCCCCGGGGCCACCTCGGTGGGCTCCAGCTATGAGAacttctcccctctctcctccccgCCCAGCAGCGGTGGTTACACTAGCCCCTCgcccagcagccaggagcagggtcCAGCTGTGCCCCCTGTTGTCCCACTCCGCTCCTCTAGCTACAACCACACCATGCAGCTGCCCCCCCAGCGCCCGGCCCTCCCACCCAGTGGGGGTCTCGGTGAGCCTTGGCCAGCCGAGAGGCTTGGGGACCACcgggcgggcagcccccgccTGACCCCCAGGCCAGCACCACGGCCAcgggcagctctgcaggagcgGCCTCCCAGCCCCTTCCGGGAGCCACGGGATGCCCTGGCACCCAGCCGGCAGCCCACCTGCAAGGTGGTCCCAGATGcccggctgcagccccccgAGAGCCCGCGGGCAGCCCGGAGGAATGTGGAGAGCATGCGGGAGCTGCCCCCCCTGAGTCCCTCCTTGTCACGCCGGGCTGCCAGCCCCCGTGTGACCCCTGatgccacctccctgcagccccggctgggcagggaggtgcccagcagcccccgcaCCAGGCGCAAGGGCCTGGAGGAGCCAAGGGGTGCCAGGAGCCCCTCGCCCCCACTGCCAGCAGAGACCCCCCAACGCCACCCCAGCTTCAGCACCTGCCTGACTCCAGCGTATGGGCTGGGCTCTCTGGCTGTGCCCTCACCCCGGCAGAGCCCTTGCTTGCCCAGGAAGCCCTTGGGGGACCCACGGCCACTGACAGGGCCACGGGAGCGCAAGAACAGCATCACTGAGATCAGTGACAACGAGGATGAGCTGCTGGAGTACCAccggcggcagcggcaggaGCGGGTGCGGGAGCAGGAGATGGAGCGCCTG GAGCGGCAGCGCCTGGAGACCATCCTGAACCTCTGTGCCGAGTATACCAAGACGGATGGCACAGAGCTGGGCGATGTGCACTGGCGCCTGGCTGGTGACACGGATCCTGGCCGGCAGGTGCCCAGGGGTGCCGTGATTCTGGGCCGTGTTGCCGAGGAGCTGCGGCAGAGGGAGAGTCTGGAGAggtcagaggaagaaaacctgaaggaggaatgcagcagcactgagagcaCCCACCATGAG CATGAGGAGCTGGCGGGTCCCCGGGCCAAGGATGCGCAGCGGCTGGAGGAGGAGCGCGCCAGTGTGCTCTGCCGCCTGGACCAGCTGAAGGGCCGTGTcaaggagctggagcagcagctgcaggagacaTCACGAGAG GCAGAGATGGAGCGGGCGCTGCTGCAGGGCGAGCGGGAGTCGGAGGCGGCACGGCTgcggcaggagcaggaggcagtgcagcagctgcaggagaagctCTCTAGCCTGGATGCCAGCATCCGGAAGGAGAGGGACAAG GAAAGGGCAAAGGTTGATGCTGAAAGGAAGGAGCTAGAGCAACTCCGGGTGCTTTACCATGAGTCGAAGAGCCATCTTGATAAGTGCCCCGAGTCAATGCGGGAGCAGTTGCAGGAGCAGATGCGAAGG GAGGCTGAGGCACTGGAGATGGAGGCAAAGCTGTTTGAGGACCTGGaattccagcagctggagcGGGAGAGTCGCCTGGAGGAGGAGTGTGAGGCACggggccagcagctcctgcagagccGGGCCGAGTGCCACCGCAGCATCGCTCGCAGGAAG GAGCGGGTGGCTGCCCTGgatgcccaggctgcccagatccagctgcagagcacccagGAGGCTGAGCGCCTGGCCAGGGAGAGGAATGgcatcctgcagctcctgcagaag GAGAAGGAGAAGCTCATGTCTCTGGAGAGGCGATACCAACTCATCACAGGTGGCAGGAGCTTCCCCAAAATGTCCTCAGCTCTCCGAGAG GAGACCCTCCATATCTCAGAGCCTTATGAGTTGTTGGGGGGAACTAAGCCCATGAGCCCCCTGccaacagcagctgcctccttAGCTTCTCCTGCCACCCGCTCCTACCCTAAGGCACAAGAG GTCTATCGTGCCAAGACGGAGGGTGATGCCGGTGCCCTCACCCCTCGGATGAAGAGCGGCACCCCCTCGTCCTCACAGCTCAACCTCTCTGTGCTGGGGCGCAGCCCCTCACCCAAG GGCCCCCcaagccctgcaggcagcctgccccGCAACCTGATGGCCACGCTGCAGGACATTGAGACCAAGCGCCAGCTGGCCCTGCAGCAGAAGG ctgagctgctcccagcagagctcTTGCAGCCGGGCGATCCACCAG GTCAGCAGGTGATTGAAGAACAGAAGCGGCggctggcagagctgaagcagaaagcagctgccGAGGCTCAGTCCCAGTGGGAAGCCCTGCATGGgcagccctccttccccactgccTTGCCCCCGCTCGTGCATCACTCCATCCTCCACCACCACCGTCCCCATGGTGTCAGGCCCCGGGCCGAGGAGCTGGACCACGCATATGACACCCTCAGCCTGGAGAGCTCGGACAGCATGGACACCAGCATCTCCACCGGCAACAACTCCGCCTGCTCACCTGACAACATCTCCAG TGCCAGTGGGATGGATGCGAGGAAGATTGAGGAGATGGAGAAGATGCTGAAGGAGGCACACGTGGAGAAGTCACAGCTGATGGAGTCCCGG gagcaggagatGGAGCTGCGGCGGCAGGCACTGGAAGATGAGCGCCGGCGCCGAGAGCAGCTGGAACGCCGGCTGCAGGATGAGACCGTGCGGCGGCAGAAGCTGGTGGAGAAGGAGGTCAAGCTGCGGGAGAAACACTTCTCACAG GCTCGTCCCCTGACACGGTACCTCCCCATCCGCAAGGAGGATTTCGACCTGCGGCTGCACATCGAGTCCTCGGGCCACAGTGTGGACACCTGCTACCATGTCATCCTGATGGAAAAGATGTGTAAGGGCTACCTGGTCAAAATGGGCGGCAAGATCAAGTCTTGGAAGAAGCGCTGGTTTGTCTTTGACCGCATGAAGCGCACCCTATCCTACTACGTGG ATAAACATGAGACCAAGCTGAAGGGTGTCATCTACTTCCAAGCCATCGAAGAGGTTTACTATGACCACCTTCGCAGTGCTGCAAAG AGCCCTAACCCTGCGCTCACCTTCTGTGTCAAGACCCACGACCGCCTCTACTACATGGTGGCACCCTCGGCCGAGGCCATGCGCATCTGGATGGATGTCATCGTCACTGGGGCAGAGGGGTACACCCAGTTCATGAACTGA